A genomic segment from Triticum dicoccoides isolate Atlit2015 ecotype Zavitan chromosome 1A, WEW_v2.0, whole genome shotgun sequence encodes:
- the LOC119356819 gene encoding uncharacterized protein LOC119356819, with the protein MPPTPATAPSPRNADAPKLQPTPSATNATAPSSPRAGPDPMARGITKTLSDHTKFTWPVGNLALLQYLFWEKVQPLDDDAFDPLAHEYLLMLNWSEDEAKKRDTYDTSYGRGNGTYRQTLIAQQGRKAEEELEQEDRAQKKKDNRDEASSSRDTTLHQVMKCIKDMQKEIKLLPGKCAEIVVEKLEKKGLVFKPNKGSDDDIEFVEHSEDWVGKYGPSKYWPDVESTPGKEDMDNKVDASFTTGNGNKLAREKGVHHNTPGTGDEADPFVIEDNGNSPNPSLATVDTKDFPTINSTPKNINEVSDGSSADKSEEISMDSLNTRIKNAKENGTQENDGKENDGKENDGKRKRKQSKYCLSPYQQNGGRKRAKKSLFGIRAAMISTDYINEDHIEAAKVYIRTLAESEKLCRKTVVHMTGIGGETCTPDMLQAIISKKWLHGGVINSYCNHMQTHNPRADRHILSSWVSHWLILRADGKVNNSKRHFMDHFTNQTKMVSRVTEEYFIKDKAYFPFHVEENHWITVLMHNKKKEFQVLNSTGKCSKRVLAKIAKLK; encoded by the exons ATGCCCCCGACGCCCGCGACGGCCCCGTCGCCACGTAACGCCGACGCCCCCAA GTTGCAACCGACGCCATCTGCCACCAACGCCACCGCGCCGTCGtcccccagggccggccctgatcCCATGGCACGAG GAATCACAAAGACCTTATCAGATCATACAAAATTTACTTGGCCGGTCGGAAACCTTGCCCTCCTACAG TACTTGTTTTGGGAGAAAGTGCAGCCACTGGATGATGACGCATTTGATCCACTGGCTCATGAATAtctgttgatgcttaattggtcagAAGATGAGGCTAAGAAGCGTGACACGTACGACACGTCATACGGCCGTGGTAATGGGACG TACAGGCAGACATTAATTGctcaacaaggaagaaaggcgGAGGAAGAATTAGAGCAAGAAGATCGTGCCCAGAAAAAGAAAGATAATAGAGATGAGGCGTCATCGAGCAGGGATACTACATTACATCAAGTGATGAAATGCATCAAAGATATGCAAAAAGAAATTAAACTTCTCCCTGGAAAATGTGCTGAG ATAGTAGTGGAGAAGCTGGAGAAGAAAGGTCTTGTCTTCAAGCCAAACAAGGGGTCTGATGATGACATTGAGTTTGTGGAGCATAGTGAAGACTGGGTGGGGAAGTATGGTCCATCAAAATATTGGCCAGATGTAGAATCAACTCCTGGAAAAGAAGATATGGACAACAAGGTGGACGCATCCTTCACCACTGGGAACGGGAACAAATTGGCGCGTGAgaaaggtgtgcatcacaacacaCCTGGTACAGGAGATGAAGCCGACCCCTTCGTTATTGAAGACAATGGTAATTCACCCAACCCATCTCTTGCGACGGTAGACACGAAGGACTTTCCAACTATTAATTCAACCCCCAAGAATATTAATGAAGTGTCAGACGGGTCTAGCGCCGATAAATCTGAGGAGATTAGTATGGATAGTCTGAACACCCGTATTAAAAATGCGAAAGAAAATGGCACTCaggagaatgatgggaaggaaaatgatgggaaggagaaTGATGGGAAACGCAAAAGGAAACAGTCAAAATACTGTCTTTCACCTTACCAGCAGAACGGTGGACGTAAACGTGCAAAGAAAA GTCTATTTGGTATAAGAGCTGCTATGATTAGTACTGATTACATTAATGAGGATCACATAGAGGCCGCGAAGGTTTATATCCGGACACTGGCAGAGTCGGAGAAGCTTTGTAGAAAAACTGTTGTGCACATGACGGGAATTGGTGGGGAAACATGTACACCTGATATGCTTCAAGCCATAATTTCAAAAAAGTGGTTGCATGGCGGT GTCATCAATAGTTATTGCAACCATATGCAGACCCATAATCCTCGTGCTGACCGTCACATATTATCATCTTGGGTGTCCCACTGGCTTATTCTTCGTGCTGATGGAAAGGTTAACAACTCTAAGAGGCATTTTATGGATCATTTCACAAACCAAACTAAAATGGTGTCTAGAGTTACTGAAGAGTATTTCATCAAAGATAAG GCATACTTTCCGTTTCATGTGGAAGAAAATCATTGGATAACAGTTCTTATGCACAACAAGAAAAAAGAGTTTCAAGTTTTAAACTCTACTGGTAAATGCAGCAAAAGAGTTCTTGCAAAGATTGCTAAGCTG AAATAG